One Paenibacillus sp. SYP-B4298 genomic window, AAGTAAAATATAGGTGAATTACTATATATATAATATTATTTATAAATAAGGGAATATCTTGAACATTAAAAGGCCAGGCATGGCTCAACCTTTATCGTATTCGCTCAACACAAATAAACCGTTTCTTACGCATACAGGACACCCAAGGCTCCCATCCTGCGAAGGAACGGTTCATCCACTTTCACTACACCTAAACAGCTCCAGCCCGCTTGATCTGCTTGCTGCGGAGCTGACCACACGCGGCATCAAGTCCACGCCATGCTCCAGCCAGACGCTGCAGCTTTCCTTGCTTTTTGAGCGTGTCATAAAATTGCCGCACACCGACCCGTTCGCTGATACTGGTTATGCTCGTCTACTGGGCTATATGCTTAACATTTAAAGAGGGAAATTACAGTCTGCTGTCGGTCGCCCACCCTCAACCGAGTTTGTAAACCAAATGAACTTTTACTGTCTGCATCATCTCGAATTGTAACGATTCGATTACGTTTAACAAGGATCGCATACATGGAACATTGGGCTACCTGACACCTGTTCCCTATCGTCAAGAAACCTTAGGAAAGTTGTCTGATTTACTGTTGACAATCCTCATATAACTAGAACCGTTACTTACTAGAATGCATATACTGCCTTGTGCTTAATTGAAGGGTGGAGGTTAAGGACAACCTATGCCGCTCTTGTGCGCCGAGCAGAGCATGCGATTCTTCCCATGCCTTCCGAAGGGTAACCACCTTTCACTTCAGTTAGAGCGCACTCCCTATCGTCCACCACTGCACGGGGACTGGCAAGGGGAGGATCATGCAGCCAGAACAGGTCGGTGCGTGCACCGAATCAGGCTTTCAGTTGTTGGCTGTAACGCAAAGGAGGAATAACTTCATGGCTATTGTGAATTTGGTTGTGAACGGTGGCTTCGAGACGGGGTCTTTCCCACCTTGGAATGCTTCTAATGCTATCGTTACAAGTGCCTATGCCCATACCGGCTCCTTCTCTGCAGAATTGTTAGGAGGAGCAACCACAGCTTTTATTAACCAATTCATTCCTGTAATGAGCGGCCAAATTCTAGAGTTTCAGGTCTACCTGTCTAGAATTGGCCCAAATCCTGCTCCTACGGTTACGCTTCAGTTGTTCTATTATGACAATGCATTTAACCAGGTCGGACAAGAGTTTCTGATTAATGTTCCCGGAACCGATATACCTGACGTCACACAAACGGGATGGCTGCTGGTCTCTCGAGCGGTGGGACCGGTTCCTGCGGGAGCCACACAAGCATTTTTGTTAATTAATACGATTCCACAGGCGGGCAGCGCCAATATCCTGGTCGATGATGTCGCGTTATTATTCAATGAAGGTGGTGCCACGGGGCCGACGGGGCCAACAGGGGCTACAGGTAGCACCGGACCGACGGGCGCTACGGGCAGCACGGGCGCTACTGGAGCCACTGGGGCTACGGGTGCCACGGGCGCTACCGGTGCCACCGGGGCTACGGGTGCTACAGGCGACACGGGCGCTACTGGGGCCACGGGTGCTACTGGTGCTACAGGCGACACAGGCGCTACTGGAGCCACAGGTGACACCGGGGCTACTGGAGCCACGGGCGCTACTGGAGCCACGGGCGACACGGGCGCTACTGGAGCCACGGGCGACACGGGCGCTACTGGGGCTACAGGCGACACGGGCGCTACGGGTGCCACAGGCGACACGGGCGCTACTGGAGCCACAGGCGACACAGGGGCTACTGGGGCCACGGGTGACACCGGGGCTACGGGCGACACGGGCGACACCGGGGCTACGGGCGACACCGGGGCTACGGGCGACACAGGCGCTACGGGTGCTACTGGCGACACGGGGGCTACTGGCGCGACGGGCGACACGGGCGCTACCGGAGCCACGGGCGACACGGGCGCTACCGGAGCCACGGGCGACACGGGCGCTACCGGAGCCACGGGCGACACGGGCGCTACCGGAGCCACGGGCGACACGGGCGCTACCGGAGCCACGGGCGACACGGGCGCGACGGGCGACACCGGGGCTACGGGCGACACAGGCGCTACTGGAGCTACTGGCGACACGGGCGCTACGGGTGCCACAGGTGATACCGGGGCTACGGGTGCTACTGGCGACACGGGCGCTACTGGCGACACGGGCGCTACAGGTGCCACGGGCGACACGGGCGCTACGGGTGCTACTGGCGACACGGGTGCCACGGGTGCTACTGGCGACACGGGCGCTACGGGTGCTACTGGCGACACGGGTGCTACAGGTGCCACGGGCGACACGGGCGCGACGGGGGCTACTGGCGACACAGGCGCTACCGGGGCCACGGGTGACACAGGCGCTACGGGTGCTACTGGCGACACGGGTGCCACGGGGGCTACTGGCGACACGGGCGCTACTGGAGCCACAGGTGACACAGGCGCTACGGGTGCTACAGGCGACACAGGCGCTACTGGGGCCACGGGCGCTACTGGAGCAACGGGCGACACGGGCGCTACTGGGGCCACGGGTGACACAGGCGCTACTGGAGCCACGGGCGACACAGGCGCTACTGGAGCTACTGGAGCTACTGGCGACACAGGCGCTACGGGCGACACGGGCGCTACGGGGGCTACTGGCGACACAGGTGCTACGGGGGCTACTGGCGACACAGGCGCTACCGGGGCCACGGGTGACACAGGCGCTACTGGAGCAACGGGCGACACAGGCGCTACTGGAGCTACTGGCGACACAGGCGCTACGGGCGACACGGGCGCTACGGGTGCTACTGGCGACACAGGTGCTACGGGTGCTACTGGCGACACAGGTGCTACCGGGGCCACGGGTGACACAGGCGCTACTGGAGCAACGGGCGACACAGGCGCTACTGGAGCTACTGGCGACACAGGCGCTACGGGTGCCACGGGCGACACGGGCGCGACGGGTGCTACTGGCGACACAGGTGCTACGGGTGCTACTGGCGACACTGGCGCTACTGGAGCTACTGGCGACACAGGTGCTACGGGTGCTACTGGCGACACGGGCGCTACTGGGGCTACTGGCGACACAGGCGCTACGGGGGCTACTGGTGCCACAGGCGACACGGGGGCTACTGGAGCTACAGGTGCCACGGGCGACACAGGCGCTACTGGAGCCACGGGCGACACAGGCGCTACGGGTGCTACAGGCGACACCGGAGCCACGGGCGCGACGGGCGACACAGGTGCTACCGGTGCCACGGGCGACACAGGCGCTACTGGAGCCACAGGCGCTACGGGTGCTACTGGCGACACAGGTGCTACTGGCGACACAGGTGCTACTGGAGCCACAGGTGACACTGGCGCTACGGGTGCTACAGGCGACACTGGCGCTACAGGGGCCACGGGCGACACAGGCGCTACTGGTGCCACAGGCGACACGGGGGCTACTGGAGCTACAGGTGCCACGGGTGACACAGGCGCTACGGGTGCTACAGGCGACACTGGCGCTACTGGCGCTACTGGCGACACTGGCGCTACTGGGGCCACGGGCGACACAGGGGCCACAGGCGCTACAGGACCGACTGGACCAGGAGCTACGCTAGCATTCTCAAATACTGCTGGAACTATAGCTGTTGCTCCGCCATTGAATACTGAAGTTACCGTTGCATCTGTGACCTCAAATGTTACAGCAGGAGATAATATTAAAGTTGACTATGCTTTAGGATATGAGGGTGTATTTAGTGCAGCTTGGAGCGTTACTGCTGAATTTAGATTGTATAGAGATGGAACCTTAATTGCTACAAGAACACTTATTCAAAGTGGTGCTCAAGCTGAAACTACTGACTTCCCTATCGCCAATACCTTTGTCGATACAGCTCCTGCCACTGCTGCAAGCACCTATGAAGTACGTGTTATTACAACAGCCGCTACGAACTTAACTTCTGCATCAGCTATTAACCGGTATTTGAATACAACGGATTATACAACAACTTAATATTTTTCTTCTCAGAATCAAAAATCAATAATAGCGTTAATTCAATACTGGAACGGCTGTCCGAAAAAGCCATAAATAAAAAAGTTGGGCGGAGAAACGCAATGTTTCCCGTCCAACTTTTTTGTTCCTGCTGGAAAGTGAAGATGCCGACTCCCCTTTGCTTTCGTGTACGCGGGCTTGAAGAGGCAAAGGCCGCAATCTTCACATTCTTAGATGTTACAGCTCGTATGTCCAATTAACATTAAGAAGCCGGGCATGTTCCGATCTTTATCGTATTCGCTCCACACAAAATAAACCGTTTCTTCCGCACACAGGACACCCAAGGCTCCCATCCTACGAAGAAGAAACGGTTCATCCACACTCACTACACCTAAACAGCTCCAGCCCGCTTGATCTGCTTGCTGCGGAGCTGACCACACGCGGCATCAATGTCCACGCCATGCTCCAACCGGACGCTGCAGCTAATTCCTTGCTTTTTGAGCGTGTCATAAAATTGTCGTACAACCTCACGATCCGTGCGCTGATACTGGCTATGCTCGTCCACCGGATTATATGGTATCAGATTCACATTAGCCAAGGATCGGATGCTGCTCACCAGCTCCGCAAGCTCCACCGCATGCTCCGGCTGGTCGTTCACATCCTTGAGTAAGATGTACTCTATCGTGATTCGACGACGCGTTTTAGTCAGATAATACTGAATAGATTCCATCAAGCGCTCAATCGGAATGGCGCGGTTTATCTTCATAATGCGTGTACGCAGCTCATTGTTTGGCGCATGCAGCGAGACCGCCAGATTGACGCCAAGACTGCTGTCCGCAAACTCCTCTATCTTGTTGGCAAGTCCACTCGTAGACACGGTAATGTGCCGCGGCCCAATCGCCAGTCCCTTATGATCCTTGATCACTTGTATAAAGTCGCTCATATTCTGATAATTGTCGAACGGCTCGCCAATACCCATCACAACGACATGACTGACCCGCTCCTGACGGCCGGCCTGATCTAGATAGAGCTGCGCCTTCATAATCTGTCCCACAATTTCTCCGCTGCTCAGATCCCGGCTCTTCGCTAATAGGCCACTGGCACAAAAGCTGCAGCCAATATTACAGCCAACCTGCGTCGTTACGCATACGGACAAGCCGAACTTATGGCGCATCAGAACGGTCTCGATCAGATTGCCATCGCTCAGCCGGAATAGGAACTTCACGGTTCCATCCGTTGCCTCCTGCTTCACATGCTCGGTCAAGGTATCGATCGCGAAGTGCGCCGCCAGCAGTTCCAGGCATTCCGGCCTGACATCGTCCATCGCCTCAAAGGATGTCACGCGCCTGCGGTACAACCACTCCCACACCTGCATCGCCCTAAATTTCTTATGTCCACGCTCGAGCAGCCAAGCTTCCAACTGCTCACGAGTCAATCCATAAATGGATGGCTTATTCATGCTTACCCTCTTTTCAATTACTTATGATTCATCACTTTATTAACTGTTCTATAGCAACTTCGGAGCAGTTGCTCCGACATTGTTTTTCATGGCTCAACATTATTATTGTCCCAGAGTTTTTTTTTAAAAACAAGAGGGAAATTACAGTCTGCTGTCTGTCTCCCGCCCTCCCATCCTACTCCTCTTATTCGCCTGCCATCCGCTGTGATCAGCATGGGATATGCAAGGAATGACGCATAAAACAAGACGCTTGAGGTCGGTAGTATAGGTTGCAGAAGCCTCTTATTCTATAGAATGAGCCATATATCCAGAACGGTTATTTAATAGAATGCATATACTACTTTGAGCTTAATTGAAGGGTGAGGTTAAGGACAACCTATGCCGCTCTTGTGCGCTGAGCAGAGCATGCGATTGTTCCTATGACTTCCGAAAGGTTACAGCCTTTCACTTCAGTAGAGCACACTCCCTATCGTCCACCACTGTACTGGGACAAGCAAGGGAAGGATCATGCAGCCAGAACAGGTCGGTGCGAGCACCGAATCAGGCTTCCAGTTGTTGGCTGTAACGCAAAGGAGGAATAACTTCATGGCTATTGTGAATTTGGTTGTGAACGGTGGCTTCGAGACGGGGTCTTTCCCGCCTTGGAATGCTTCTAATGCTATCGTTACAAGTGCCTATGCCCATACCGGCTCCTTCTCTGCCGAATTGTTAGGAGGAGCAACCACAGCTTATATTAACCAATTCATTCCTGTAATGAGCGGCCAAATTCTAGAGTTTCAGGTCTACCTGTCTAGAATTGGCCCAAATCCTGCTTCTACGGTTACGCTTCAGTTGTTCTATTATGACAATGCATTTAACCAGGTCGGACAAGAGTTTCTGATTAATGTTCCCGGAACCGATATACCTGACGTCACACAAACGGGATGGCTGCTGGTCTCTCGAGCGGTGGGACCGGTTCCTGCGGGAGCCACACAAGCATTTTTGTTAATTAATACGATTCCACAGGCGGGCAGCGCCAATATCCTGGTCGATGATGTCGCGTTATTATTCAATGAAGGTGGTGCCACGGGGCCGACGGGGCCAACAGGGGCTACAGGTAGCACCGGACCGACGGGCAACACCGGACCGACGGGCGCGACTGGACCGACTGGAGCTACGGGCGGCACGGGCCCAACTGGGGCTACGGGTGCCACAGGCGCGACTGGACCGACTGGGGCCACGGGCAACACCGGCGCGACAGGCGCGACAGGAGACACGGGCGCGACTGGACCGACGGGACCTCCGGGAGGTGCCACAGGATTCACTGGGCCGACAGGACCAACGGGGCCGACAGGGCCGACAGGGGCTACGGGAGACACGGGCGCGACAGGCGCAACAGGTGAGACTGGACCTCCAGGGGGTGCCACAGGCAATACTGGACCTACAGGGTCAACAGGAGCGACTGGTGCTACGGGTGCTACGGGCGCGACTGGACCGACTGGTGCTACGGGTGCTACGGGACCTACAGGGCCGACGGGCGCCACGGGCAGCACTGGTTCTACGGGAGCTACCGGTACAGTCCAGCCTAACCCGTTCGACGTCTATGTGCTAGCAGGAGCTACAGGAGGAAATGGTACTCAAGCCAGCCCGTTTGGCACGATACAGGAAGGCGTAAGTGCAGTTTCACCTACAGGAACTGTGAATATTTTACCCGGCTCCTACACCGTCAGTGCGACAATTTCAGTGAATAAAGCAGGCGTTACCCTGCGCGGCTACGCCGGGACGAACATTACGCTGACCGCAGCAGTAGTTCCCCTCATTGTGACAGGCAGTAATGTAACAATTGATGGGTTGACGATTACAAGCGATAACGCTTATGCAGTAGAATTTGTTCAGCTAGGCGGCGTCAACCATCGCTTGATTAACAATACCATCTTCGGCCCGCCGCAAGCCGGCCCTTCAACGGGCTGGGTGGTCAACCGCGGCTTCGTAACCCAGATCGGTAATATGACCAATCTACTTGTCCGCAACAATATTTTCTATTCCTTGCGTCAGCCTGCTTATCTGAACCCGAATACGACGGGATTCATTGTGGATAATGTCACCTATAACACAAGGGGCTTTGTTGTCGATTCTGCAATCTTCCAATTCTCAGGAAATTCCTGGGGCAGCCCTGTAAATGCCGTCGATATTGCACTTCTGGTCGGTACACCTACTGGTGCTCCATATGACCCATTAACAGACTTGGCTGCCAACAACAGCACCGCAACCATTAGCGATCAGAGGTAACAGAGGAACACGATTTATCCTTAGCCACTCCTTCTTAAATATAGCACTGAATAAGCATTCATCTCGAAATGAAAGCACGCCCCAAGCTTGTAGATGGGGCGTGCTTTTCATATTATCGTCCAAAACTGGGACTCCCTTCCCTACTGAGAGCCACCTGCTCTTCATCATTCATGTTGTTGCATAAATAACCTGCCACGCTCGAAATCTGCTCCTGTTGGAGTTTGAAGGCACACCCTAGTCACCACGCAGCAAGCGCCACTAGAGACGGGCAGCTACAGCGGGTAGCCGAAAATGTTGTAGCGGCTTCTCTCTAGCTACGCTTACTGCGAGCTCAGGTAATATTGAATAAGCGCCTGTGTCCCCTTGTCCTCCAGTCCTTGCTCCGCCAGTTGCCTATATAGCGACTCGGCTAGCGACAGTCCGGGCAGCGACAGCCCCATCTCCCGGGCGGCATCCAGCGCAATCCCCATGTCCTTAATAAAATGCTTGATATAAAAGCCCGGCTCATAATCGCCTGCCAGCATGCGCGGCCCCAGGTTAGCAAGCGACCAACTGCCCGCTGCACCGCCAGCGATAGCCTGCAGCACGGTCTGCGGATTCAACCCGGCACTCTGCGCATACGCGATCGCCTCACATACCCCCATCATATTGGAGGCAATCGCAATCTGATTGCACATCTTCGTATGCTGTCCTGCCCCGGCTGCCCCTTGATGCACAATATTGCTACCCAACAGCTCTAGCAGCGGCCGAACGGCGGTTACGGTCTGCTCTTCTCCACCAATCATAATAGACAGCCGCGCCTCCCGGGCGCCGACATCGCCGCCCGATACCGGGGCATCAAGCGCATGCAGCCCTCTGGCCGCGCAGGCCTCTGCGATACGCTGCGCCAGCAGCGGACTGGAGGTCGTCATGTCGATCAGACAGCTTCCCTGCCGGGCATTAGCGATCAGCCCTTGCTCCCCTAGATAGACCGCCTCCACATCCTGAGGATAGCCGATCATCGTAATGATGACATCGCATGCTGCCGCCAGCTCAGCGGGTGTCTCCTGCCAGATAGCGCCTTGCCTGACCAATTCCTCTGCTTTCGTGCGAGTGCGGGTGTACACATGAAGCGGATAGCCTGCCTTCAGGATATGCCCGGCCATGCTGGCACCCATCACACCTGTACCGATGAAGCCTACGGTTGCATTCTCAGGTGAATAGTTCATTTCACTTCCTCCCCCTTCTGCTCCATCCTATGTTCTGCTTACTAGCTCCATCATAGCACTTTCCAGACCCCGAGAGGGTAATGGTCCTTACTTACTCCTGTGCGGCTCATCCGATTATCTTCCCTGAGACTGCAGCCCTGAATCCAAGACCGCCCTAGAGTTCACCATCTGCTTGGCATCATTCTCCGACTCCTGAGGCAACGGCCGCAACCGGCGCAGCTCAAGAATGAAGGTACTGCCAGCAGGCGAGCTTGAGCCCAACCACAATTGACCGCACTGTGCTTGCGCAAGCAGTCGACTGTAGGTCAAGCCTAGCCCAAGACCGCGTGTCTGCCGTTTCTTACGCATCCCGCGGAAGAAGCGCTCGAAGATGTGGGGCTGCTCCTCCTCGGTTATGCCGCTGCCGTTATCCGACACTTCCACTGCGATATGGTCCTCGCCAGCACGCAATCGTATCTCGATGCGTAGCTTTCGTTCAGGTACCGCCGCCTGCTTAGCATTATTTAATAGATTTACGACGATCTGCTGAATTCTGAGCGCATCTCCGCCAATGATCCCGTCAGCAGCAGACGGCTCCACTACGACCTCTACCGGCACTTCGTTCTGTGCCAGTTGCCATTGATAGGCGATCTCGCTCACCAGAGCTGACAGCTCCACCGCATCCTTACGCACCTCCAGACTTCCTGAGGAGAAAGCATTGTAATGGAGCAGATCGGCCACCATCCTCTCCAGCCGAACCGATTCTTGAAGTGCAATGTCAAGAAACTCGTTGGCCTCCTCATGTGTGACTACCCCTTCGCGTATCGCCAGCAGCAGTCCTTTAATCGAGGTGACCGGCGTCTTCAGCTCATGCGTTACCCCAGCCAGCGACAGGGCTCTCCATTCCTCCAACTGCTTCAGCTTGAGTGTCATATCCCGGAAGGAAGCGACCAGCTCCGTCATTTCCTGCTCGTGGGTTTCGACATTCAGGTCAACATCATAATTGCCATTGGCAATATGTCTGGCGCTGACAGCTACCTTGCGAATCGGGCGGGACAGCTTGCGCGACAGCAGATACACTGTGAACCATCCGCAGAGGATGAGCGTGAGCAGCAGCACCGTCACCAGAATCATTTCATTGGGACTATACATTAATGAACGCTTGGATTGCAGCAGCGTCACCTGCCCCTTGAGCTCCCCGCCGTTCTCGATCGGGGTAGTGATCGCCATGAAACGTCTGTCCCTGGAGTCGCCCAGATCATCGGTCAGCTTCTTCTTTACCTCGCTGTCCGTCAATTTGGGTCTGGAAAACAGCAGATTACCCTGATCATCCAGCACGAGCAGGCACATGTCCTTACTATTAATCTCAAAAAACGATGTCCTGCTATCGAGCAGCCTGTCAAATTTCGGTGGAATTCGCAATTCTCCATTCTCCGTAACGACGCGCTCCGCAATCTCCTGTCCGAGCAGCGCCGCCGTGTTGAGGCGACTGCTTTTGGCCGTATCCATTATCCAGTAGACGGCACATAGTGCAATAATCGCCAGGCTGGTACACAGGATGATAAAGTAGCGAAATGTCCAGTACGACAAAATCGATGTCTGCTTCTTCCTCACTCTTTTAGGCAAAATTGATACCCCATTCCCCGCAGCGTGCGAATCTCCCCCACATCCTGGCACCAATGCGACAGCGACTGGCGCAGCCGCTTAATGGACAAGTCTACCGCCCGATCGCTCCCGTCATAATCCATGCCCCACACCTGTTCAATGAGCTGCTCTCGTGTAAAGGCACGGTTAGGCCGCTCGGCAAGAAAGAGCAGCAAGGACAGCTCACGGGGACTGAGCGCCACCTCAGCACCGTTCACCAGCACCTGCTTGGCGGCAAAATCGATCTGCAGATTGCCGAACATCCTGCGGCTGCTCCCATCCATCCAGATGGGCCGACGCCGCAGGACCGCATTCACCCTCGCCACCACTTCTTCCGGTACAAAGGGCTTGCTCATATAATCATCCGCTCCGCCATCCAGACCGGTCAGCCGATCCTCGATGCCATCACGAGCCGTCAGCATAATAACCGGGCAGGTGCTCTTGCTGCGAATCATCGATAACAGCTCCAGCCCATCGACATCCGGCAGCATAATATCGAGCAAGACGAGCACCGGCTCCTCCAGATCGAACTGCCGGAGCGCTTCTTCGCCGTCTGCGGCCCGTATCGGCCGGTAGCCGGCTCGCTTGATATAGGCAGCCAGTACACGTGAGATGGCTGCTTCATCCTCAACGATCAATATCGGCTTCACAGGGCACACTCCCTCCGATTTCTTTCTTTATTTATCATTTACCATATCTGTGCGACCCTCGCAACCTTCCACAATTCCAGATGAAGAGAAATCGAAGAGGATGTGATCGACATCCTCCCGACACATTCCTTTGTTACATTAACCATCAGGGATGTCCATATAGAGAACATGCTGCAAGCACAAGAGAATAATGATCTTTAGGGGGAGACATGAGGCGCAGCACATCGAAAATAAACCGATAGAAAATGGGAGGAGTTTATAATGAGTAATAAAACAAAAAAATGGTTGATTGCAGGTGCCGCTGTACTGATTATTGGAGGCGCGAGCTATGCCGTCATGAACAATTACCTGGGCAATAATGTAGAGATTACCCAAGTGATTTCTAGCGAATCGTCGGCTGCAGCCTCCGCAACCAGCAGCACGAATAGTGGTTCCGATCCCGCGACAGCAGTTCTCATCGGAACCGATCAGTTGAACGGACTATGGAGCATAGCTGATGGCTCGAAGGTTTACTTCTCTGTCACCACCTCCAAGGAAACCGTCAACTTCGAGAATGCAGCCGTAACAGGCCAATGGAACGTAAATGCTTCGGAGGCCAGCAGCATGACAGGGGAAGGCAGCATCGACCTGAGTCAGACCAATTCGGGCAACAGTCAGCGAGATGGGCATATCCAAGGCTCCGATTTCTTCAATGTTGAGCAATACCCCAACGCCACCTTCACCGCCACAAGCTTCGACGGCATCCCTGGAGAGTGGACTGAAGGCACAGCCTATGACCTTACGATGCACGGCGTATTGAGTCTGCGCGAAGCGGATAAGGAGGTCACCTTTACCGGCAAAACCGTCTATGAAGGTGGCCAACTGAAGCTGTCCGGCACAACGGTGGTCACCTTCGAGGATTTCGGCATGGAGAACCCGCATTCTGTGGTCCTTAGCACTGAGAATGATGTACGTGTCCAGTTAGAGCTTATACTGACCAAATAAGAATCGCAGAGTCTTCAAAGCCGGGCACCGCTGTCCCTGCGAGTATGCACCTGGCATCAGCCTTGCCTGCCCTCTATGGTCTGAAGGTTCGTTCCATACTGGGGGCGGCGGCGCTTCTCTCTTTGCAGTTTCTGCTATTCACGCTTCCCGCCGCCATCCTCACCTGACAGCAGCTTTTCCCTCATCTTGTCCTCGTACCGGGCAAATGTCGCCGAATGACTCCAGCCCCTGGCCTCCATTAATGACTGATAACGCATCTTCTTAAGCGAGAGCTGCTGGTTAAGCCGGGCACGCTCCTGATCATTTCGGCAACAGGCAATCAGTTGCTCCAGCGTGACCATCTCCTTGCGGATTTGCATTTCCTCAGGGATCATGCCGGCATTTTTGAGCAGCTTGTAGCTTGCTCTCAGCTCCTCGGGCACTCCTGAAGCATCCTCCAGTTGCAGTGGCTGGCCTGCACCGGGCAGATTGTCGAATTCCCCCTTGCGTATCGCTTCTTGTATCTTTTCCTCAATGATCGAAGACATCCAGTCCATGTTATCCCTCCTGAACGTATAGCCGACCGCTTCTATCCACCGAACGTCATCTATCCGTATTAATAGTTCCAGCTCTAGTATACCCGCTGACGGCAGAAGCGAGCAGCAATTTTTGGCTTGCTGTATAAATGACTGGAATCTGGTTACTTTACAAATACTTAGCCCGACAAGGAGGATACCTACGTATGAATATACAATCCGGCACCTATTATTGGCCTGATACGTTCCCTGATCCGCCTGCTTACCCAGCCTTGCATGAAAATATCGCATGCGATGTGCTGATTGTGGGTGGTGGCAGTTCAGGAGCACAATGCGCTTATTACCTGGCAGATCAACCGCTGAAGGTTGTCGTTGTTGAGAAAGGAAAAATAGGCAGTGGCAGCACAAGCACCAATACCGCATTGATTCAATATTCCGGAGAAAAGATGTTCACCAATCTGATCCATTCGTTTGGAGAAGACTATACACGCCGACATCTGGACCTGCTGCATCGCGCCATCGACGAGATCGAAGCCGCCGCCTCTCGCACCCGGCTGGATTTTGAATTTTGCAGAAGAGATACCTTGTATTGCGCTAGCTGTACCGAGGATGTCGCGCCGCTCCATGAGGAATACGAGCTGCTTAGACGTCTTGGCTGCGACCTGGAGTTCTGGTCCCAGGAACAGATCGAAGCCCATTACCCTTTCAGCAGAGAGGCCGCCATCTATTCCCGGAAGGACGCGGAGCTGAATCCGTTCAAATTCACACATGCACTGCTCGATTATGCCGCAGAACATGGCGTCCGCATCTATGAGCATACGGAGGTAAACGGTCACTATTACGAGGATGGACACCGCCTCGTCGTGATGACAACCAAGGACGGCTACACCATTACGGCAAGGCAGGTGATTTTTGCCGCGGGATATGAGGGCATAGAGATTCAGAAGGACAAGCAGGTATCCTTCGTGAGCACCTATACCGTCACTACAA contains:
- a CDS encoding response regulator transcription factor gives rise to the protein MKPILIVEDEAAISRVLAAYIKRAGYRPIRAADGEEALRQFDLEEPVLVLLDIMLPDVDGLELLSMIRSKSTCPVIMLTARDGIEDRLTGLDGGADDYMSKPFVPEEVVARVNAVLRRRPIWMDGSSRRMFGNLQIDFAAKQVLVNGAEVALSPRELSLLLFLAERPNRAFTREQLIEQVWGMDYDGSDRAVDLSIKRLRQSLSHWCQDVGEIRTLRGMGYQFCLKE
- a CDS encoding NAD(P)/FAD-dependent oxidoreductase codes for the protein MNIQSGTYYWPDTFPDPPAYPALHENIACDVLIVGGGSSGAQCAYYLADQPLKVVVVEKGKIGSGSTSTNTALIQYSGEKMFTNLIHSFGEDYTRRHLDLLHRAIDEIEAAASRTRLDFEFCRRDTLYCASCTEDVAPLHEEYELLRRLGCDLEFWSQEQIEAHYPFSREAAIYSRKDAELNPFKFTHALLDYAAEHGVRIYEHTEVNGHYYEDGHRLVVMTTKDGYTITARQVIFAAGYEGIEIQKDKQVSFVSTYTVTTSPITDLSSWYHRTLIWETARPYIYMRTTADNRIIIGGLDENTDYPEVRDRKLVHKTDKLMEELTKRFPDLGQDVRAEYALASFYGGTADGMPIIGRYEKYPNCYFLFAFGDNGTVYSQALSRLIAKEVAGEHDPDLQLYLSERPLLQQPAGLPVS
- a CDS encoding YceI family protein encodes the protein MSNKTKKWLIAGAAVLIIGGASYAVMNNYLGNNVEITQVISSESSAAASATSSTNSGSDPATAVLIGTDQLNGLWSIADGSKVYFSVTTSKETVNFENAAVTGQWNVNASEASSMTGEGSIDLSQTNSGNSQRDGHIQGSDFFNVEQYPNATFTATSFDGIPGEWTEGTAYDLTMHGVLSLREADKEVTFTGKTVYEGGQLKLSGTTVVTFEDFGMENPHSVVLSTENDVRVQLELILTK
- a CDS encoding HAMP domain-containing sensor histidine kinase — protein: MPKRVRKKQTSILSYWTFRYFIILCTSLAIIALCAVYWIMDTAKSSRLNTAALLGQEIAERVVTENGELRIPPKFDRLLDSRTSFFEINSKDMCLLVLDDQGNLLFSRPKLTDSEVKKKLTDDLGDSRDRRFMAITTPIENGGELKGQVTLLQSKRSLMYSPNEMILVTVLLLTLILCGWFTVYLLSRKLSRPIRKVAVSARHIANGNYDVDLNVETHEQEMTELVASFRDMTLKLKQLEEWRALSLAGVTHELKTPVTSIKGLLLAIREGVVTHEEANEFLDIALQESVRLERMVADLLHYNAFSSGSLEVRKDAVELSALVSEIAYQWQLAQNEVPVEVVVEPSAADGIIGGDALRIQQIVVNLLNNAKQAAVPERKLRIEIRLRAGEDHIAVEVSDNGSGITEEEQPHIFERFFRGMRKKRQTRGLGLGLTYSRLLAQAQCGQLWLGSSSPAGSTFILELRRLRPLPQESENDAKQMVNSRAVLDSGLQSQGR
- a CDS encoding DnaJ family domain-containing protein, translated to MDWMSSIIEEKIQEAIRKGEFDNLPGAGQPLQLEDASGVPEELRASYKLLKNAGMIPEEMQIRKEMVTLEQLIACCRNDQERARLNQQLSLKKMRYQSLMEARGWSHSATFARYEDKMREKLLSGEDGGGKRE